TCCGGCACGTGTTGACGGCCGCCGCGCGGCTGGGCTGGCCCATCCGACGCGTTGTCGAGCGGCTGATCGAACTCGGACTCTCCGCCGCGGAATTCGACTGGCCGGACTGCACCCTCGGCACCGACGACGCCCGGCTGCTGGCGGAGTATCCCGCGGGCCAAGACGATCTCACCCGGCCGGCCCCACCCGGGTGTGTCTCGGTGGCCGCCATGCGGCTCGGGTGGTCACCCCGCCGGGTCGCCGAGCGACTGGCCGAGATGGGCCTGCCGGTGCCCGATCTCGCCTGGCCGGCCACCGCCCTCGGTGACGACGACGCCGAACTGCTGCCGATCCGACGTGTCGGCATCGCTCCCTGGCTCGATCCCGCGCAGCCGGCCCCGATCAGGCACGTGTTCGTCGCCGCGGCCAGGTCGCGCAAGTCGCCTCGGCAGGTGGCCCGGCGCATGACGGAACTCGGTCTGTTCGTACCCGAAGTCGACTGGCCGGACGTGGTCCTTGGCAACGACGACGTCCAGCTTCTGCCGCGGGAGCCCATCGGCCAGGAGTCATGGCTCGATCCCGCGCGGCCGGCCCCGATCAGGCACGTGTTCCTCGCCGCGGCGAGGTTGCGCACGTCGCCTCGACAGGTGGCCCAGCGGCTGACGGAGATCGGCCTGCCGGTCTCCGACTTCGCCTGGCCGAGCCTCGTCATGAACAATGCCGACGCTCGGCTTCTGCCTCAGGATTCCGACAGCACGTTCCCGTGGTTCGAGCTCGACGAGCCGGCGCTGCCCGGATACATCTCGGTAGCCGCCGCGCGCGTGGAGTGGTCCCCGCGCCGGGCTGCCGAGCGCCTGACCGAGCTCGGCCTGCCGGTGCCCGCGGGCGACTGGCCCGACCGCGCCCTGAGCATCGACGACGCCCGGCTGCTGTCGTTGGACCTCGACGGCCGGGGGCCCTGGCTCGATCCCGTGGAGCCGGCACCGCCGGGGCGTGTCTCGGTGGCCGCGGCCCGGTTGGGGTGGTCGCCTCGCCGGGTTGCCGAGCGCCTGATGGAGCTCGGCCTGTCGGTGTCCGGGTCGGACTGGCCGGAGACGCTGCTCAGCAACGATGACTGCCGCCTGCTGTCACAGGACCTCGACGGCGAGAGCCCGTGGCTCGATCCCGAGGTGCCGGCACCGCCGGGGCGTGTCTCGGTGGCCGCGGCCCGGTTGGGGTGGTCGCCTCGCCGGGTTGCCGAGCGCCTGATGGAGCTCGGCCTGTCGGTGTCCGGGTCGGACTGGCCGGCCGGCCCTCTCAGCAACGATGACGCCCGTCTGCTGTCCGAGGGCTTCGACGGTGAAGGCCCGTGGCTGGATCCCGAGCAGCCGGTCTCCATCGGTCACGTGTTCGTTGCGGCGGCGATCCTGCGGCGGTCACCCCAGCAGGCGGCGCTGCGCCTGCTGGAACTCGGCCTGGGCGTGCCGGATTTCGCCTGGCCGGATGTCACCGTCGGCGACGATGACCGCGCGTTCTTCGGTGGGATGCTCGCCGGGGACGAGGATGACCAGGAGGAGTTGGAGAACGCCCTCCGATCCCCGGTGAATCCCGGTGTCCTGCTGCCCGGCGTCAACGGTGGCCGCTGGTCCATCGGACGCGTCGCCCTGCGACTGCGGCATCTGGGGTTCCGGCTCCCGGAGGAGATCGAGGTCGTTCCGGCGGAGCTGCCGAGGACCGACCGACTGCGGCGCGCGCTCGACTGATCCGGTCGCCGGTGCCCGACTACTTGACGGCGGCCGCCGGTGGGTGCACCCGCAGGTCGCCGTGGCGGGACAGGGCCGCGGGCAGGTCGCCGGGGCGGCCGCGCAGGGTGGCGTCGAGGAACGCGGCGGTGGTCTCGGTGGTCATCCGGACGCTTCCGGTGCGGCCCAGCGAGCCGGTCAGGGCGGGGAGCGGCGGCAGGAAGAGCGGGGCGTCGGTGAAGGTGAGGTGGGCGCTGCCGGGCACGGTGAGCCGGTAGCTGGTCGCCGTGCCGCGGTCCAGGATTGCGGTCAGCAGCGCGAGGTAGTCGGTGTCGGCCCGGTCCTCGATCGGGTGGGTGAGGGCGAGCACCGGCTGGCGCAGGGGGCCCTGGTCCGGGTCGGGGCCGCCATCGAGGTTGATGACGGCGGTGAAGCGCGGGTCCCGCTCGGCGGCGCGCATGGCGGCGGCCCCGCCGACCGAGTGGCCGGTCGCCGCGGCCCGTGCGGTGTCGAACCGTCCGGTGAAGGGGCCGGGCAGCTCACCACGGTCGAGGCGGCCAAGCTGGGTGAGCACGAAACTGAGATCCGCGGCCCGCACGGCGACCCAGCCGGCCCGCCGGCGGTCGTCCTCGGCCCGGTTGCCGGTCGACGCGATCCGGGTCCGCAGGACGCGTCCGTCGGCGAGCACGACGGCTGCCGAGTCGTACGGGTGGTCGACGCCGGCGACGAGGTAACCGCGGCTGGCCAGGTCCTCAGCCCACGCGGTGTTCTGGGTGCGGGTGCCGCCCAGACCGGGGGAGAACAGCACCACCGGGAAGCGGCCGGCGGCCGGGGCGGCATCCGGCGCCGCGTGGCTGTGCGCGCGGGTCGGCCCGTCCAGCAGGAACGCCGGCGCTCCCAGGTAGCCGGCCTCCGCGCCGGCCACGATCTCCGCCTCGTGCCGGGTCCGGCCCAGGTACTGCGCTCGCGGCGCATCCGGGCCGGGCGACTGTGCCGGGTACCACAGTTGGACGACGACGGTGCGCCGATCCGGCTCGGTCCACTGCATGACCGTGGTGCCGACCGCGGACGGCCCGGACGGCTGCGGGAACTCCGGCACCGGCAGCGCCCATGCCGCGCCCGTACCCGAGGCGACCAGCGCGAGACAGGCCACGGATCCGGGCAGCGCCAGTCTCCAGCCGGCCCGGCCGCGGCGCCGGCGCAGCAGCCAGGCCACGCCGACCAGCAGGTCGGCGGCCAGCACCGGTAGCAGTTGCCAGCGTGGGTCGGGCAGGGTCAGGGCGGTGCCGAGCACCACCACACCGGCCGCGGTGAGGGCGGTGGGGCGGCGGGCGACGGCCGGCAGCCAGCGGCTCAGCACCAGGGCGACGGATCCCAGCACGACGACGATTTCCCAGACGGTCACGACAAGATCGTTCTATGCGGCTGCTGAGAGTCCGCTGAGGCGACAGTTACTCCGTCCGGGGTGACAGGGCCAGGAAGGTGAGTACCGCGCCGACGGTGGACAGGGCGGCCAGCACGAGGCCGAGAGTGTGGATGGCGCCGGTGAAGCCCACGGTCAGGCCGTGCTGATGGGCCGCGGCGACGTGGCCCTGGACGGCCTGCGCCGCGGTCCGTGCCATCTCGTCGGGGGTGAGGCCGTGGCCGCTCAGCCGGGTCGCGGTCAGGGTGCTGAGGAGGGCGGCGGTGGGCGGCCGCAGCGTCCTGGTCAGTGGCCTGCTCCTGCTGCCGATGACGGCGCCGGTGTTGCTGCTGCCGCTGGTGGCCGCCCGGCTGGCCTCGATCAGCTCGGTCCGGGCCGTGCTGACCGGGGCCTCCGCGTTGATCGCGGCGGGTGCGCTCCTGCTGGTGACGGTGCGCAGCACCGCGTCGTGGCCGGCGCTGGCGCTGCCGCTGCTGCCGTTCGGGGCCGGTGTCGGGCTGGCGTTCGGGGTGATGGACAACGCGGCCGTCAGCACCGTTCCCGTGACGAACGCGGGAGCCGCGGCGGGCATCTTCAACACCATGCGGATCACCGGAGAATCCGTCGCCGTCTCCGGGGCCGCCCCTGCAGATAGGCCGGCAGGTAGACCAGCAGCACCACGAAGCCGAGGGTGACGGTGAACGGCTGGCACACCACGGCGACGAACTCGGGCCT
This window of the Actinoplanes oblitus genome carries:
- a CDS encoding alpha/beta hydrolase family protein, which codes for MTVWEIVVVLGSVALVLSRWLPAVARRPTALTAAGVVVLGTALTLPDPRWQLLPVLAADLLVGVAWLLRRRRGRAGWRLALPGSVACLALVASGTGAAWALPVPEFPQPSGPSAVGTTVMQWTEPDRRTVVVQLWYPAQSPGPDAPRAQYLGRTRHEAEIVAGAEAGYLGAPAFLLDGPTRAHSHAAPDAAPAAGRFPVVLFSPGLGGTRTQNTAWAEDLASRGYLVAGVDHPYDSAAVVLADGRVLRTRIASTGNRAEDDRRRAGWVAVRAADLSFVLTQLGRLDRGELPGPFTGRFDTARAAATGHSVGGAAAMRAAERDPRFTAVINLDGGPDPDQGPLRQPVLALTHPIEDRADTDYLALLTAILDRGTATSYRLTVPGSAHLTFTDAPLFLPPLPALTGSLGRTGSVRMTTETTAAFLDATLRGRPGDLPAALSRHGDLRVHPPAAAVK